In Lolium rigidum isolate FL_2022 chromosome 7, APGP_CSIRO_Lrig_0.1, whole genome shotgun sequence, the DNA window TTCCACCCTTTCCAGTTGTCCACGCTCCCCCCATTCTTCCCTTTCTTTTTCAccacctctctccctccctcccaagCCAGCCAGCCAGCGGCGTCCTTCTCCCTCTCCGGACCTTCCCTTCCCTACTTGTATCAGGCTCTCTTTTCCTATTTCATCCGCTCCCTCCAATTCTACTCCCACACCACACTCACTCGGTGTGCgtgtgagagagaggagaggggaagccATGAGGTAGCTACAATCCAGAGTTAATTGCCTACAATTcagcactactactactacttctCCCTCACAATTCTACACTCCTACAAGCAACTAAGCTTGGAAATACACTTCTTGCCTGCTCCGGTTGAGGAGAGTAGCCGGCGCGCGCCTCCAGCTGGTCGTGCCGCCCGCGGCATCCATGCAGCAGCACCAGGGTGGCGGGCCTCAGTACggggcgccaccgccaccgccgccgcccacggaCATGGCCCTGCAGTTCTCTacgccgccgcctgctccgggcCCCATGCCGCTCAGCAGCCGCCCCCCGCCGACACcgaaccagcagcagcagcaaggctACGACGAATTGGGCGGCTCCGGCAGCTTCCCCGACGACGATATGGCCGGCGGCGACTCAGGCGGCGTGCTGGGGTCGGGTGGCGGCGGCAACCGCTGGCCAAGGGAGGAGACGCTCGCGCTCATCAGGATCCGGTCAGAGATGGACGCCGCCTTCCGCGACGCCACGCTCAAGAGCCCCCTCTGGGAAGAGGTCTCCAGGTAATTCTCTTCCCAACAGAGAAATACTACTGAATTATGCACACATGGAAAAAAAGAAACGAAATTTCCAGACGCATTCACGATCCACCTGCACAGCTTGTCCTTCGCCATGATTTTCGATTTTTCTTGTGCATCTAAAGCGGCTAACGGTTTCGTGGAATTTAGCGCTCGTCGTCGGTCGGTTGCACATGAAATGATGATGCCCAATTATGCTCTCCTGCCGTCACCAATTCTCCCAATTTCAAGTTTTCTTCCCTTTCCTGGCCGATCTAATCAAATGCTTCTCGATTTCTGCAATTTTGGGATGAGGGAGAGAGCCTAGGAGGAGTAGGACGATGATGGCGAGAATCTGGGGCGCTCCTGGCGATGGATCGATCGATCGGTCGTACCACGGTGGTGCGTGCAGGGTCAGGCCGGCAGCTGCAGGCATCAGTCTGCCACTGTTTCCTGCTTTCAGTTTTTGGGAAAACAAGGAAGGCAGCCTTCCGCtcccatcccaatgtggcctcatcTTTGTTTATTTCCATCCACAATTCACTCCATTTTTTACCACTGCCATCGATTTCAACTGTCCTTTACCTCTGATCCCTAAAAAGACGATATGGCCTCCCTGTGATTAACTAACTAAATTCCTCTTCTTCCACTGCTTCCTCgctctcctccttgtccttgcaaTTCCTTGCGTTTCCTTGTCTCTTTCGGacacagatcaggtgacatgcaccttttgcatgtcaccgtgtgacatgcggtcTGAATCCAAATTTAAATGTTgcgaaaaaatttgaaaaaaatcaagcatgttcacagcacatattaagataTCCTctgaaaatttcagatcaaaattcgaaacatacatcgagaaacaaaaaagagaaactcagatgtGAATAGTTTACAGAAAAAATCAGATTTGAATTCGGAACTATTCAtgacagatttctcttttttgtttgtatgtttcgaattttgatctgaaatttttaggggttatcttaatatgtgctgtgaacatacatgatttttttcaaaaaatttcgcaatatttaaatttggattttgaccgcatgtcacacggtgacatgcaaaaggtgcatgtcacctgatctgtgtCCGTCTCTTTCGCCCGGAGAAAACAGGAGCACCGCCGCCGCTCTCGAACCTTCTGCCTGTAAACACCACCGCCGTCCACATTTAACCGGCTCTGTTCACCCTTTTTCGCTCGATTTAGTACGCAAGTGCTGGAGTAATTAACCTTGTCACTTCACTGCTTTGTCTTGATTATTTGCAGGAAGCTTGCGGAGTTGGGCTACAAGCGGAAGGCCAAGAAGTGCAAGGAGAAGTTCGAGAACGTGCACAAGTACTACAAGCGCACCAAGGAGGGCCGCACCGGCCGCCAGGACGGCAAGAGCTACCGCTTCTTCCAGGAGCTCGACGCGCTGCACGGCCCCACCATCGCGcacccgccgccacagccgcacgccttcgccgcgccgccgcccatgagcgcaatgccgccgccgccaggcccGATCCAGCCGGCGCCCATATCTTCCGCGGCCCCGGCTGCGGAGCACCACcccaagccgccgccgcccgtcaGCCTGCAGGGCCTGAGCTTCCCGTCCATGTCCGAGTCAGActcggacgacgacgaggagctcGAGGACGACGAGATGACGGCGGAGACCCGCGGCAGCCCGGACGGCCTCGGCAAGCGCAGGCGCGGCGGGAGTAATAGAAAGATGATGGCTTTCTTCGAGGGGCTGATGAAGCAGGTCATCCGGCGCCAGGAGGAGATGCAGCTGCGGTTCCTCGACACCATGGAGAAGCGGGAGGCGGAGCGCACGGCCAGGGAGGAggcgtggcgccggcaggaggtcgCACGACTCAACCGCGAGCAGGAGCAGCTCGCGCACGaccgcgccgccgcggcctcccgcgacgcctccatcatcgccttcCTCCAGCGGATCGGCGCCCAGGCCGTGCAGGCCCCGCCCGTCGTCATCCCGATGCCGATGCAGGtgcagacaccgccgccgccgaagcagcCGAGGCAGCAGCTCCCGCCACCGCCACAGGCCGCACAGCTGCCGAAGCCCATCCCTGCCGCGCCGCTCCAACAGAagacgccgccgccacagccCAAGCCCATCCCAGCCGCGCCGCTCCAACAGCAGACGCCGCCGCAACAGCCCACACCGCAGCCGCCCGTGCCGCAACCACAGCACAAGGAACCAACGACGAACCAAGAGGCTGGGACGCCGCGCAGCGCGCCGACACCGCCTCCCGGCGGCTCATCGCTCGAGCTGGTTCCCGTCGCGCCGGAGCAGCACCTCGAGGCCGCTGGTCACGGCGGAGGAGGGGACAGCGGCGGGGGCGCGTCGTCGTCGCGCTGGCCCAAGACGGAGGTGCACGCGCTGATCCAGCTGCGCATGGACATGGACAACCGCTACCAAGAGAACGGGCCCAAGGGTCCGCTCTGGGAGGAGATTTCCGGCGGGATGCGAAAACTGGGCTACAACCGGAACTCCAAGCGCTGCAAGGAGAAGTGGGAGAACAtcaacaagtacttcaagaaGGTGAAGGAGAGCAACAAGAGGCGGCCTGAGGACTCCAAGACTTGCCCCTACTTCCACCAGCTCGAGGCCATCTATCGCAAGAAGCAGCACACCGGCAGCATACTCCCTCCTGCTGGCAACGCTGCcaacgccgtcgtgtctgtcccCGCCGCTGTCACGGAGCAGCAGCATAGTAGCCTGAACCGGCACGAGATAGAGGGGAAGAAGATCAATGACATCGACAAGAGAAACAACGGAGGAATTGGAGTGACGCCGCAGGTGCCGACCAGCAATGGCCAGACAACGCCGCCGACGGCCACGTTCGACATTGATCTCGGCGACAAGAAGGTACCCACCGTATTTACATTGCAAACAATTAATCGCGAGATCGATCAATGTGTTAGGGGTGGAAACTAACCGGACATGCGCTTGCCGTAAAGCCAGAAAACACTGTGAGGGAGCTGGCCGAGCAGCCGCGCCGGGAGTTCATGACGGACGAGACTGACAGTGACGACATGGGCGACGACTACACTGACGACggggaggacggcgaggacgaccGCAACATGTACAGGATACAGTTCCAGAGACCAAACCCGGTCGGCACCAACAATGCACCTCCACCGGCAACGACGCCGACGACCGTGGTGCCTACATCGACTCCGGCGAGCTCCTTCCTTGCAATGGTCCAATAGGCCGCGCGCGGGCGCAATCGAAGCATCACCATCACCGCCTCGATCACAGTTCCATGCATCACCTGCTTCAGTCAATCACCACCATCACATCACACCCCATCACCAACGACGACTCTTCCATCTCATCCTGTAATTCATCTTCGTGCCATTCCATTATTTATTGATTCGTTCTGTGTAATAAGGGCCTCTTCTGTCCCCTTCACTGGCCGATCGAGGACGCAGAGGGGGGCCGGGGCGGCCGGTAGAGCAAGCAAGTCCCTGCGTAACTTACTCATAGGTGGTCATCGTCGTGTCAAGATCAAGAATTGTACATCGATGTAACAGTCCCTGATGCattttttttcctcttttttctcCTTTCTCTCTTCTGGTGACGGTGGTATACAGGTTTGTAAACGGGTATACAAAAATTACATACATTTCAAGCAACTTGAAACAGAGGTCACAACATGTTTTTTGCTCTGGGTTTTCTCGCCTCTCTTTTTTTCCCAGTGGGTGTAGATGTTGTTACCATGTACGGTTAGTCGGTTACTCCAGCATGTTCCTTTTGTTTTTTAAAAAATTGTTTTGTAATTTGAGTGTATAGATTCTATATACCCCACTATTGTGTTACTTGTCACCGTGAATTTTCTTATGCTTCATGTGGTTAGAAGTAATGAGCTAAGAATGTCAGTACCACTAGACTAGTTTATGTAGTACTAGTACTGGCTGAATCAGGAAACTGAATCCATGTTCTCCGTATAAGtttgaaaaggaaaaggaaaagaatcCATGTTCTCTGTGGATATTTGTGCCCAATGCATAAGACTACTACTTCCTCCTTTTGAAATTAGGATGCCTACAGTAATCAACTAAAGTTAagctttttaaaattttaaatatacataatatgaaaatatatttcatgatggtttTTAAAATATTAATTTAGAATTATAAatgggacagagatttggtgcacgtgagcaccagtgatctcacttcgaaaataaataaaaaattatatttctaaacttcataaaaatctgaaaataaatcatgatgtagccggtattgtatcccacaatcgtgtaaattttcaactgaaaataatgtgtattttaggctgcacaaaaataacaaatgcatagatctgagtatagtgattcaaatctacaaaaagaaaacagattttgtcatttttgtataggtcaaaaaacaaaacatttgaaattgagattttgtaggttagtggggtacatcattaggtacttttagaattttgttacataatttttttaaacatataaatataattttcgaattttttaatatggcaagagcactggtgcccatgatccAATATGACTTTTCATTATAAATGTTGACACTTTTTTTATAtaattgatcaaattttaaaaagtttaaCTTTATCTAAATATTATAGGCATCCTATTTTAGGATAGAGGGGGTACTAATCACTAGCTCGTGTATATTTATGTAGTTTGGACAAGTTTGATAATCGTAATGGAGGGTGATAATTTGAGGAAAAGCTTATGGGCTAGAATAGGAATGTGGATGCGTTGTACTAGTAACTGAAAAACTCTGAAACATCTTAGATTTTAGAATTGGACAGACGTAGTTACACTACACTGCAAAGTTAGAGAGTAATAAGAAGTAATGTAAAAGAATATTTAGGGCTAGGTCATTTTCGCAAtgggaagtgagcctagctcaaccTTGGGTGAGAGTGGACGGATAAACCCGAGCATCCGAGTTCAAATCCTCACGGACGCGGacttaggttcctatttatatttGAGGTTCTAGGGCGACCCCCACACTCCCAACCGGCCGCGCGCGCTCCTCACCGCCACCGCTCCGTCGGCCCCGGGCCCAAGCCACCAAACGGTCGTCTCGGGGACGGTGGTAGCTCATGGCTGGCCGCACAAGCTGCCTGGGGTGGCGACGGACTCAACTGGTTGAaggagtggatgtacaaacccggcacctgagttcaaatcctcaAGGACGCGGACTTAGGTTCCCCAGTGCTGGTCATGAGTACttatgcaatttatcttgaggactatgctttaatcttaagCAAGATtaaaatcttagtactcatgccaaaTGGTTGCGTGAATCCCTGGTTCATGCAAAGGCCGGGAAATAAAATTCTCCCCATTTTTAAAATAAGTGGGCTCGGGAAAAAGAATCCTCGGGCGGCTTCCTGAGAGGCGTTCCGTGGCGACCCTCGCACCGCCCACTCCCAACCGGCCGCGCCAGCCCTCCTTGCCGCCACTGCCGCCAGCCCCGGGCCCAGCCACCAAACGGTTGTCTGGGGATGGTGGTAGCCATGGTCGGCTGCACAAGTTGCTGGGGCGGCGACGGGCGGCGTGTCCGTGGCGACGCGATGCGTGTGCGGAGTCCCGAGgtcggggtggtggtggtggtggccactAGAGGCGCGATGTCGCCGGCGGTGGAGGTCCAAGGGGTTGGGCCGATTGGGTACCAACCCTAGATCGGTTGAACCCTTGTCCTCTCCGCGGTGTTGGTCGCCGACAGAGTGGAGGATCCGCCGTCTGGCCGTAGGCGCCTGACCGGCGAGGGCTTCTTCGCCTAGTATCTCCGCCTTTGCCTTGGCCGGCCCCGGATGGTCGGCACCGTTGTGGTCCGATCTAAATAAAGGCGACGGTCCTCGGATTCTTCTCATACTAAGTTGAAGATCTCTCGGATGCCTTTTCCCTCCGGCTCTGGGTGGATTGTCGATGTTCCGAAGGCCTgacggcgaaattcattgtgctaATAATGCACGAAGATTGTTGGATTGGGTGGTTTCGGTCGTGCGCAACCATGTTTTGGCTGCCGACAGTGGAGGGTCGGTGGCGCGTCGGTTGTAGGGCGCTGCCGGCGAGGGCTTCTTTGCCTGAGTATCTCCACATTTGCCTTGGCCGTCCCGCGATGGCTCGTGCACCGTTGGGGTCCGAtccgaataaaggcggcggtcctcgcATTCTTCTCATACCAAGTTGAAGATATGCCGGATTCCTTTTCTTCTAGCCTGGGTGGATTGTCAGTGTTTTGGAAGGCCACCGCTCGCGAAATTCATTGTGCTAATAATGCCCGAAGATTCGTTGGATTGAGTGGTTTCGATTGCTGCTCGCAACCATGTTTTTTTATCTAGCCGTTTGGTTTTCGGAGGAGCGCTTCGAACCTCTGCtggttgttaatatcatggagttgttttctttccatggtgctagcggagaaggtcatcaagccgagatcggtggaagaaaaatggtggtcggatcttggtgtgaggtggaattggcttggtgcttcgtgacttGAAACAACAAGTCGGTATGTGGAGGCAAGCCGCACGGAGAAGTTcgagagtcttatctttcaggatgaaaatccaaggtcccGCCTTAATTAGTTGTGcccggcaatgttcttgttgaagacattgttttgagagcgggaactttcttcaggggtgaaaacctaagatctatgatcgggcgacgatgcagtgtttgtgcactctgtttccttcttgaaggcatctctTATGGAGTAGCTGATCTTCTcgatgttgtcttggtggtgtcggTGTTCCGGTTTCAGGTTATGGATCTCTGTaggcgggacttttcttttttctaattcttttctctttttttgggctgtgtgcatcttttatgccattagggcatgatgtggttgcagaggctgggtgtaattggtatcttcgcgatattaatatatgctctttatcgagaGAAAAAAGTCGTTTTGGCACTCACATGCATTGTTTTTGAAATAAGANNNNNNNNNNNNNNNNNNNNNNNNNNNNNNNNNNNNNNNNNNNNNNNNNNNNNNNNNNNNNNNNNNNNNNNNNNNNNNNNNNNNNNNNNNNNNNNNNNNNggcccaccccgggtcctcccggcccctccttctcggcttcctt includes these proteins:
- the LOC124677711 gene encoding trihelix transcription factor GT-2-like isoform X1; amino-acid sequence: MQQHQGGGPQYGAPPPPPPPTDMALQFSTPPPAPGPMPLSSRPPPTPNQQQQQGYDELGGSGSFPDDDMAGGDSGGVLGSGGGGNRWPREETLALIRIRSEMDAAFRDATLKSPLWEEVSRKLAELGYKRKAKKCKEKFENVHKYYKRTKEGRTGRQDGKSYRFFQELDALHGPTIAHPPPQPHAFAAPPPMSAMPPPPGPIQPAPISSAAPAAEHHPKPPPPVSLQGLSFPSMSESDSDDDEELEDDEMTAETRGSPDGLGKRRRGGSNRKMMAFFEGLMKQVIRRQEEMQLRFLDTMEKREAERTAREEAWRRQEVARLNREQEQLAHDRAAAASRDASIIAFLQRIGAQAVQAPPVVIPMPMQVQTPPPPKQPRQQLPPPPQAAQLPKPIPAAPLQQKTPPPQPKPIPAAPLQQQTPPQQPTPQPPVPQPQHKEPTTNQEAGTPRSAPTPPPGGSSLELVPVAPEQHLEAAGHGGGGDSGGGASSSRWPKTEVHALIQLRMDMDNRYQENGPKGPLWEEISGGMRKLGYNRNSKRCKEKWENINKYFKKVKESNKRRPEDSKTCPYFHQLEAIYRKKQHTGSILPPAGNAANAVVSVPAAVTEQQHSSLNRHEIEGKKINDIDKRNNGGIGVTPQVPTSNGQTTPPTATFDIDLGDKKPENTVRELAEQPRREFMTDETDSDDMGDDYTDDGEDGEDDRNMYRIQFQRPNPVGTNNAPPPATTPTTVVPTSTPASSFLAMVQ
- the LOC124677711 gene encoding trihelix transcription factor GT-2-like isoform X2, translated to MQHTQQHQCGGGPQYGAPPPPPPPTDMALQFSTPPPAPGPMPLSSRPPPTPNQQQQQGYDELGGSGSFPDDDMAGGDSGGVLGSGGGGNRWPREETLALIRIRSEMDAAFRDATLKSPLWEEVSRKLAELGYKRKAKKCKEKFENVHKYYKRTKEGRTGRQDGKSYRFFQELDALHGPTIAHPPPQPHAFAAPPPMSAMPPPPGPIQPAPISSAAPAAEHHPKPPPPVSLQGLSFPSMSESDSDDDEELEDDEMTAETRGSPDGLGKRRRGGSNRKMMAFFEGLMKQVIRRQEEMQLRFLDTMEKREAERTAREEAWRRQEVARLNREQEQLAHDRAAAASRDASIIAFLQRIGAQAVQAPPVVIPMPMQVQTPPPPKQPRQQLPPPPQAAQLPKPIPAAPLQQKTPPPQPKPIPAAPLQQQTPPQQPTPQPPVPQPQHKEPTTNQEAGTPRSAPTPPPGGSSLELVPVAPEQHLEAAGHGGGGDSGGGASSSRWPKTEVHALIQLRMDMDNRYQENGPKGPLWEEISGGMRKLGYNRNSKRCKEKWENINKYFKKVKESNKRRPEDSKTCPYFHQLEAIYRKKQHTGSILPPAGNAANAVVSVPAAVTEQQHSSLNRHEIEGKKINDIDKRNNGGIGVTPQVPTSNGQTTPPTATFDIDLGDKKPENTVRELAEQPRREFMTDETDSDDMGDDYTDDGEDGEDDRNMYRIQFQRPNPVGTNNAPPPATTPTTVVPTSTPASSFLAMVQ